The following proteins come from a genomic window of Astatotilapia calliptera chromosome 11, fAstCal1.2, whole genome shotgun sequence:
- the mc2r gene encoding LOW QUALITY PROTEIN: adrenocorticotropic hormone receptor (The sequence of the model RefSeq protein was modified relative to this genomic sequence to represent the inferred CDS: deleted 1 base in 1 codon) → MNSSILNQSHCPEVVVPNPVFFTIGAVSFAENFLVVVAVIRNRNLHSPMYCFICSLAAFHAIASLTKTLENLMIVFADVGHLNKKGSSETTLDDAIDSLLCMSFLGSFFSILAIAVDRYITIFHALRYHNIMTMQRTGAILGIIWTVCGGLGVLMILFFDFKLIMICFVILFFISLVIICSLYVFMFMLARIHARKIAALPVGGRNNHHQQRWGSNMRGAQTVTILFGTLVVCWSPFFFHLVIIMVCPMNPYCECYRSLFQLHVALLTSHALFDPAIYAFRIAELRHTLRKMLLCSDWKLCS, encoded by the exons ATGAACAGCTCTATATTGAACCAATCGCACTGTCCTGAGGTGGTGGTTCCCAACCCCGTCTTCTTCACCATCGGAGCGGTGAGCTTTGCAGAGAACTTCCTTGTTGTGGTAGCTGTCATACGGAACAGAAACCTCCACTCGCCAATGTACTGCTTCATCTGCAGCCTGGCAGCCTTCCACGCCATCGCCAGCCTGACCAAAACCTTGGAAAACCTCATgattgtgtttgctgatgtggGACACTTGAATAAGAAAGGCTCTTCTGAGACCACGCTGGATGATGCAATCGACTCCCTGCTGTGCATGTCTTTCTTGGGGTCCTTTTTCAGTATCCTGGCCATTGCCGTGGACCG TTACATCACCATCTTCCATGCACTCCGATACCACAACATCATGACAATGCAGCGCACTGGGGCCATCTTGGGCATCATCTGGACTGTGTGCGGGGGCTTGGGCGTGCTGATGATATTGTTCTTTGACTTCAAGCTCATCATGATCTGCTTCGTCATATTGTTTTTCATCTCCTTGGTGATTATCTGCTCCCTGTATGTCTTCATGTTCATGCTGGCGCGCATCCATGCCAGAAAGATTGCAGCGTTACCGGTTGGTGGCAGGAACAATCATCACCAGCAGCGGTGGGGGAGCAACATGAGAGGGGCCCAGACCGTCACCATCCTGTTTGGGACGCTGGTGGTTTGCTGGTCgccattttttttccaccttgTCATCATCATGGTGTGCCCCATGAACCCCTACTGCGAGTGTTACCGATCGCTGTTCCAGCTGCATGTGGCGCTGCTGACGAGCCAC GCCCTCTTCGATCCGGCCATATATGCCTTCCGCATCGCCGAGCTCAGGCACACCTTGAGGAAGATGCTGCTTTGTTCTGACTGGAAGCTCTGCTCGTAG